From Candidatus Edwardsbacteria bacterium RifOxyA12_full_54_48, a single genomic window includes:
- a CDS encoding serine--tRNA ligase codes for MLDIKFIRENIELVKEGLAKKGEKADLGPFLELDAKRRAMVQEVEVLKAQRNTVSEEIARLKKEKSPEADKKVLEMRQVGDKIKLLDDELRMVEEKLTETTLSLPNLPDPTVPLGQSEKDNVVEKTVGDEKKFGFAPQPHWELGEKLDIIDFERGVKMSGTRFYLLKGAGARLQRALIALMLDVHTQKHGYREILPPYIVNHHCLIGTGQLPKFADNLYHDAEEDFWLIPTAEVPVTNMYRGEILDGSKLPLYHVAYTPCFRREKMSAGKDVRGIKRGHQFDKVELVKFSLPEHSNDELQKLLADACAIPEMLGLRYRVVQLCTADLTFSSVKTYDVEVWAPGCNEWLEVSSCSNFGDFQARRANIKFRREPKAKPEFVHTLNGSGLALPRTMIAVMENYQNADGSITVPEVLRPFMGMDVIK; via the coding sequence ATGCTGGATATCAAATTCATCCGGGAGAACATCGAACTGGTAAAGGAGGGCCTGGCCAAGAAGGGCGAGAAGGCCGACCTGGGCCCCTTCCTGGAGCTGGACGCCAAACGCCGGGCCATGGTCCAGGAGGTGGAGGTCTTAAAAGCCCAGCGCAACACGGTCTCCGAGGAGATCGCCAGGCTGAAGAAGGAAAAATCTCCCGAAGCCGATAAGAAGGTTCTGGAGATGCGCCAGGTGGGCGATAAGATAAAGCTTTTGGATGACGAGCTGCGGATGGTTGAAGAGAAGCTGACCGAGACTACCCTGTCCCTGCCCAATCTGCCGGACCCCACCGTCCCGCTGGGCCAAAGCGAGAAGGACAACGTGGTGGAAAAGACGGTGGGCGACGAGAAGAAATTCGGCTTCGCCCCCCAGCCCCACTGGGAGCTGGGCGAGAAGCTGGATATCATAGATTTTGAGCGGGGGGTCAAGATGTCCGGCACCCGCTTCTATCTGCTCAAAGGGGCCGGCGCCCGCCTGCAGAGGGCCCTGATCGCCCTGATGCTGGACGTTCACACCCAAAAGCACGGCTACCGCGAGATCCTTCCGCCCTACATAGTGAACCACCACTGCCTGATCGGCACCGGCCAGCTGCCCAAGTTCGCCGACAACCTGTATCACGACGCCGAGGAGGATTTCTGGCTGATCCCCACCGCCGAGGTGCCGGTAACCAACATGTACCGGGGCGAAATTTTGGACGGAAGCAAGCTTCCTTTATATCACGTGGCCTACACCCCCTGCTTCCGGCGGGAGAAGATGTCGGCCGGCAAGGATGTTAGGGGCATCAAGCGCGGGCACCAGTTCGACAAGGTGGAGCTGGTCAAGTTCTCCCTGCCGGAGCATTCCAATGACGAACTGCAGAAGCTGCTGGCCGACGCCTGCGCCATTCCGGAGATGCTGGGCCTGCGCTACCGCGTGGTCCAGTTGTGCACCGCCGACCTGACCTTCTCCTCGGTTAAGACCTACGACGTGGAGGTGTGGGCCCCGGGCTGCAACGAGTGGCTGGAGGTTTCATCCTGCTCCAACTTCGGGGATTTCCAGGCCCGCCGGGCCAACATCAAGTTCCGCCGGGAACCCAAGGCCAAGCCGGAGTTTGTGCATACCCTGAACGGCTCTGGCCTGGCCCTGCCCAGGACCATGATAGCGGTGATGGAGAATTACCAGAACGCAGACGGGAGCATTACCGTGCCGGAGGTTTTACGGCCGTTCATGGGAATGGATGTGATAAAATAA
- a CDS encoding tyrosine--tRNA ligase: MSVFEVLKERGFIQQMTHEDEIRQLLEKEKVTFYIGFDPTADSLTVGHFLQLMVMSHMQRHGHKPIALLGGGTTMVGDPSGKSDMRKMLGKEDIARNAECFKKQMEKFIDFSGGKAIMANNADWLLGLNYVDFLREIGSHFSVNRMLQAECFKARLERGLTFMEFNYMVMQGYDFLELYRRHHCTLQLGGDDQWSNIIAGVELVRKIEARPVFGMTFTLLTTSDGKKMGKTEKGAVWLDPQKTPPYDFYQYWRNVADSEVKRCLALLTFLPMDQVNRLGDLRDQEINQAKKILAYELTKMVHGEDEAQKAQKAAETLFEGGADLQDVPTSPIGRDLLGKSIIEVLFACQIIPTKSEGRRLIAQGGLYVNSAKVESIDLKVTGELFQDGMMMVRKGKKGYHKVVLK, encoded by the coding sequence ATGTCAGTATTCGAGGTCCTGAAAGAGCGGGGCTTCATCCAGCAGATGACCCATGAGGATGAGATCCGCCAGCTCCTGGAGAAGGAGAAGGTCACCTTCTACATAGGTTTCGACCCCACCGCCGACAGCCTGACCGTCGGTCATTTTTTACAGTTGATGGTGATGAGCCATATGCAACGGCACGGCCATAAGCCCATTGCCCTGCTGGGGGGCGGCACCACCATGGTGGGCGACCCCTCCGGCAAGAGCGACATGCGGAAAATGCTGGGCAAGGAGGACATCGCCCGCAACGCCGAGTGTTTCAAAAAACAAATGGAGAAATTCATTGATTTCTCCGGCGGCAAGGCCATCATGGCCAACAACGCCGACTGGTTGCTGGGCCTGAATTATGTGGACTTTTTAAGGGAGATCGGATCCCACTTCTCGGTCAACCGGATGCTGCAGGCCGAGTGTTTCAAGGCACGATTGGAGCGGGGCCTGACATTCATGGAGTTCAATTACATGGTGATGCAGGGCTATGATTTCCTGGAGCTGTACCGCAGACATCACTGCACCCTACAGCTGGGCGGGGACGACCAGTGGTCCAACATCATCGCCGGGGTGGAGCTGGTGCGCAAGATCGAGGCCCGGCCGGTCTTTGGAATGACCTTTACTTTGCTGACCACCAGCGACGGCAAAAAGATGGGCAAGACCGAAAAGGGCGCCGTCTGGCTGGATCCCCAAAAGACCCCGCCCTACGATTTTTACCAGTACTGGCGCAACGTGGCCGACAGCGAGGTGAAAAGGTGCCTGGCCCTGCTGACCTTTCTGCCCATGGACCAGGTCAACCGCCTGGGGGATCTGAGGGACCAGGAGATCAACCAAGCCAAAAAGATACTGGCTTACGAACTGACCAAGATGGTGCACGGAGAGGACGAAGCCCAAAAAGCCCAAAAGGCCGCCGAAACATTGTTCGAGGGCGGGGCCGATCTGCAGGATGTCCCCACCTCGCCCATAGGCCGGGACCTTCTGGGCAAAAGCATCATCGAGGTTCTTTTCGCCTGTCAGATCATACCCACCAAGAGCGAGGGCCGCCGGCTCATCGCCCAGGGCGGACTGTATGTGAACTCCGCCAAGGTCGAGAGCATCGACCTGAAGGTCACCGGCGAATTGTTCCAGGATGGGATGATGATGGTCCGAAAAGGAAAGAAAGGATATCATAAGGTGGTGCTCAAATGA
- a CDS encoding Zn-dependent protease, producing MFDKLEKMLAGAKADYVDIRYEEVKETAIGFSGKELTTLSANSGDGYVVRALDHGGMASVAFTRPEEAEAAVRTAAENAALFCRNMAKPVRMAKAEAVRDVFSPKLGEDPRQIPMAEKLELMRRYNNIPLAQPKVVNTSIAYSEVYRKKFYLNSEGSRIQEDLVTTSIRGLITAREGSLTQNIRVGIGGSDGFGAIRGQERHFEEKTKLVLDLLSAEPVKSGSYSCILNPSLAGVFAHEAFGHFSEADIVETLPAMRERMTLGAELGNRTLNIIDDATRPGQLGFYKYDDEGVAVRPVQLIKNGVLAGRLHSRRTAAEFGEPVSGHCVAEDYRYAPIVRMGTIYIQPGGKGFEELLQEMGDGLYLLDAKGGQTSGENFTFGANYGYEVRQGKIGRMVRDINISGNLYQTLMDISAVGSDLELSKIGGCGKGQSNIRSCNGGPHIIIDNLIVGGI from the coding sequence ATGTTCGATAAATTGGAGAAGATGCTGGCCGGAGCCAAGGCTGACTATGTTGACATCCGCTACGAAGAGGTGAAGGAGACCGCCATCGGCTTCAGCGGAAAGGAGCTGACCACCCTGTCGGCCAATTCCGGCGACGGATATGTGGTCCGGGCCCTGGACCATGGCGGCATGGCCTCGGTGGCCTTCACCCGGCCGGAGGAGGCCGAAGCCGCGGTCAGAACGGCGGCGGAGAACGCAGCATTGTTCTGCCGGAACATGGCAAAACCGGTCCGGATGGCCAAAGCCGAAGCGGTCCGGGATGTTTTTTCCCCAAAGCTGGGGGAAGACCCCCGGCAGATCCCGATGGCGGAAAAGCTGGAGTTGATGCGAAGGTACAACAACATCCCGCTGGCCCAGCCCAAGGTGGTGAACACCAGCATTGCCTACAGCGAGGTCTACCGGAAAAAGTTCTACCTGAACAGCGAGGGGAGCCGGATCCAGGAAGACCTGGTGACCACCAGCATACGGGGCCTGATCACCGCCCGGGAGGGCAGCCTGACCCAGAACATCAGGGTGGGGATAGGAGGCAGCGACGGCTTCGGCGCCATCAGGGGGCAGGAAAGACATTTTGAAGAAAAGACCAAATTGGTTCTGGACCTGCTGTCGGCCGAGCCGGTGAAAAGCGGATCCTACAGCTGTATCCTAAATCCCAGCCTGGCCGGGGTCTTTGCCCACGAAGCCTTCGGCCATTTCTCGGAGGCCGACATCGTGGAAACACTGCCGGCCATGAGGGAAAGAATGACACTGGGGGCCGAGCTGGGGAACAGGACGCTCAACATCATCGACGACGCCACCCGTCCCGGACAGCTCGGGTTCTATAAATACGATGACGAGGGGGTGGCGGTGCGCCCGGTCCAGCTGATCAAGAACGGGGTGCTGGCCGGCCGGCTTCATTCGCGGAGGACCGCGGCCGAGTTCGGGGAACCCGTGAGCGGCCATTGCGTGGCCGAGGATTACCGGTATGCGCCGATAGTCCGGATGGGCACCATCTACATCCAGCCCGGGGGGAAAGGGTTCGAGGAACTGCTCCAGGAAATGGGGGACGGGCTTTACCTTTTGGACGCCAAGGGCGGCCAGACATCCGGCGAGAACTTCACCTTCGGAGCCAACTACGGTTACGAGGTCAGGCAGGGCAAGATCGGCCGGATGGTCCGGGACATAAACATCTCCGGCAACCTGTATCAGACGCTGATGGATATCAGCGCCGTGGGCAGCGATCTGGAGCTTTCCAAGATCGGCGGCTGCGGCAAGGGGCAGAGCAACATCCGTTCCTGCAACGGGGGGCCTCATATAATAATCGATAACCTGATAGTGGGGGGCATCTGA